The Borreliella garinii genome window below encodes:
- a CDS encoding peptide ABC transporter substrate-binding protein, whose translation MKMLIKKLKAALFLSAILFVSCVKKNDGHKLAFKLNIGSEPATLDVQLINDSVGSTIVSQMFLGILDGDPRTGGYRPGLAKSWDISDEGVVYTFHLRDNLVWSDGIAITAEGIRKSYLRILDKETGSSFVNIIKSTIKNAEEYFDGKVNESDLGIKALDEKTLEITLKSPKPYFLDMLVHQTFIPVPVHVIEKYGQEWTNPENMVVSGPFKLKDRVLNEKVVLEKNDKYYKSKDVVLDNIIFFVTDNSITAYNMYLNDELDAIFNNVPPDLLKDLKLREDYYSIGINSTYFYSLNTKVKPLDNVTVRKALSLAIDRKTLTESVLNDSSIPTRRATPDYIDYSYKSNLNLFDAKMAKKLLVDAGYPNGKNFPLLKVKYNVNDRQRKIAEFIQNQWKKNLNINVQLESEEWSTYINSRVNGNYEIIRAGWLGDYSDPMTFLSIFKTENTSFSSYGYSNSEYDKLLIKSDHERNIFERQEILKKAETIIIERDFPAIFINITSSSYLFRNDKWKGWEPNVSERFDLSAIRPIK comes from the coding sequence ATGAAAATGTTGATAAAAAAGTTAAAAGCTGCACTATTTCTTAGTGCAATTTTATTTGTTTCTTGTGTTAAGAAAAATGATGGACACAAATTGGCATTTAAGCTAAATATTGGAAGTGAACCTGCTACTTTAGATGTTCAATTAATAAACGATTCTGTTGGATCAACTATTGTAAGTCAAATGTTCCTTGGTATTTTAGATGGAGATCCCAGAACTGGAGGATACAGGCCAGGACTTGCTAAAAGTTGGGATATTTCTGATGAAGGAGTGGTTTATACGTTTCATTTAAGAGATAATCTTGTTTGGAGCGATGGAATTGCTATTACTGCTGAGGGAATAAGAAAATCTTATCTTAGAATTTTAGACAAAGAAACTGGGTCATCTTTTGTTAACATTATTAAGTCTACTATAAAAAATGCAGAGGAGTATTTTGATGGTAAGGTGAATGAATCTGATCTTGGGATTAAAGCTCTTGATGAAAAAACTTTAGAAATAACGCTAAAATCTCCAAAACCATATTTTCTTGATATGTTGGTACATCAAACATTTATTCCTGTACCAGTACACGTTATTGAAAAGTATGGACAAGAGTGGACAAATCCTGAGAATATGGTTGTTAGTGGTCCTTTCAAATTAAAAGATAGAGTTTTAAATGAAAAGGTTGTTCTTGAAAAGAACGATAAATATTATAAATCTAAAGACGTTGTTCTTGATAATATTATATTTTTTGTCACAGATAATAGCATTACGGCTTATAATATGTATTTAAATGATGAACTAGATGCAATTTTTAATAATGTTCCACCAGATTTACTTAAGGATCTTAAGCTTAGAGAAGATTATTATTCAATAGGTATTAATTCAACCTATTTTTATTCTTTGAATACCAAAGTAAAACCGCTTGACAATGTTACAGTTAGAAAAGCGCTATCTCTTGCCATTGATAGAAAAACTTTAACAGAGAGCGTTCTTAATGATAGTTCTATTCCTACAAGAAGAGCAACTCCAGATTATATTGATTACTCTTACAAAAGTAATTTAAATTTATTTGATGCTAAAATGGCAAAAAAGCTTTTGGTAGATGCAGGGTATCCTAATGGTAAAAATTTCCCTTTATTGAAAGTAAAGTATAATGTAAATGATAGGCAGAGAAAGATTGCTGAATTTATTCAAAATCAATGGAAGAAAAATTTAAATATTAATGTTCAGCTTGAGAGTGAAGAATGGTCAACATATATAAATAGTAGGGTAAATGGTAATTATGAAATAATAAGGGCAGGGTGGTTAGGAGATTATTCTGATCCTATGACATTCTTAAGCATCTTTAAAACCGAAAACACGTCTTTTTCATCTTATGGATATTCAAATTCTGAATATGATAAACTTTTAATAAAATCAGATCATGAAAGAAATATTTTTGAAAGACAGGAAATTCTAAAAAAAGCAGAGACGATAATAATCGAAAGAGATTTTCCAGCTATCTTTATTAATATAACTTCTTCTAGTTATCTTTTTAGGAACGACAAGTGGAAAGGTTGGGAGCCAAATGTTTCAGAAAGATTTGATTTATCTGCAATAAGGCCAATTAAATGA